The Solanum lycopersicum chromosome 6, SLM_r2.1 genome has a window encoding:
- the LOC138349313 gene encoding uncharacterized protein — translation MVMNEENNIGGTSTGFTTTIDANHPLFLQGCDTPAYASSACMVWNYLKERFDTENGSRVFQLHKEIATLALGTSSISSYFTKLKDMWIEFDLLVPCPGSICPESRKYDEYYQYQRLLQILTGLNKTYSQVRSQILMMINIPNINKAYAMLVSEESQRNLGKVGDNADGISLFNSNGPQQGLFGLGSSRKSAPARSAGPLGPYGRGNYNGKNGHLFCDYCKWKGHTRETCYKLHGFPEDFKTKTKNIYSPQYSANVMLDSEDSKDVSQRGISSIRQNMAGMPQLLLVTNSPVYRKWIVDSRATNHIVYNKEVLEGIDLRVYLSDRSTVDIACVGRCNLDSAGIDLPNGVVKGIGRELYELVYLFRLRLQDLSGKSPFEILYNIAPSLQNMRTIGYLCFVANLHGRDKFSSSSHPELDNTPPSYPSTDPPLEGDLVEEVYIVPPPRFVSWGEMVASKLADYTNPFIYQAGSSRQSRQWNLKLVEALTSSRFNQSRFDYSLFTRKVGDNIVIILVYVDDLLITDNDYNVIHEAKVSLQERFRIKDLGARSVNTPMDVIRSLTQLNMMNVGQDKDVKLDDLDWAGCPNLRRYITCYVIKLSKSLISWNPKKQNTVSRSSAKAEYRSMAAAVSEVLWLVGISKELRVAIETPVKLLSDSRAAIQIVANPIFYERTKHIEINLYFIRGKIQDGTIKTAHVTPKDQEADLFTKELNKSQHSYLLRKLGVLNLFTLPSLKGIVEEYKS, via the exons ATGGTGATGAACGAAGAAAACAACATTGGGGGAACTTCCACTGGTTTCACCACAACAATTGATGCCAATCATCCTCTATTTCTGCAAGGATGTGATACACCAG CATATGCCTCCAGTGCTTGTATGGTATGGAATTATCTAAAAGAAAGGTTTGACACAGAGAATGGATCTAGAGTGTTTCAGTTGCACAAAGAAATTGCAACTCTAGCACTGGGAACTTCTTCAATTTCAAGTTACTTCACTAAACTGAAGGATATGTGGATAGAATTTGACTTATTAGTGCCTTGTCCTGGTAGTATATGTCCAGAATCGAGGAAGTATGATGAGTATTACCAGTATCAACGACTTCTACAGATTTTGACTGGCTTGAATAAAACATATTCCCAGGTAAGGAGTCAGATATTAATGATGATTAATATCCCTAACATCAATAAGGCATATGCAATGCTTGTGTCAGAGGAGAGTCAAAGGAATTTGGGGAAAGTAGGTGATAATGCTGATGGGATATCACTATTCAACAGCAACGGACCTCAACAAGGCTTATTTGGATTAGGATCTTCTAGGAAGTCAGCTCCAGCTAGATCTGCTGGGCCTCTTGGACCTTATGGAAGGGGTAATTACAACGGAAAAAATGGACATCTATTCTGTGACTATTGTAAATGGAAAGGTCATACAAGAGAGACATGCTACAAGCTACATGGATTTCCTGAAGACTTCAAAACAAAGacgaaaaatatttattcacctCAATACTCAGCGAATGTAATGTTGGACTCAGAAG ATTCTAAAGATGTTTCACAAAGAGGTATCAGTTCAATCAGACAAAACATGGCAGGTATGCCTCAACTTCTTTTAGTAACAAATAGTCCAGTTTATAGAAAATGGATAGTTGATTCACGGGCTACCAACCATATAGTTTACAATAAAGAGGTGTTGGAAGGTATTGATCTTAGAGTTTATTTATCAGATAGATCTACAGTAGATATTGCTTGTGTGGGAAGATGCAACTTAGACAGCGCTGGCATC GATCTTCCCAATGGAgtggtgaaggggattggtaGAGAG CTGTACGAACTTGTTTACCTCTTCAG ACTGCGTCTACAGGATTTATCTGGCAAGTCTCCTTTTGAAATCCTATATAATATAGCTCCTTCTTTACAAAACATGAGAACAATTGGGTACTTATGTTTTGTTGCTAATCTCCATGGTAGGGACAAATTCTCCTCTAG TTCTCACCCTGAATTGGATAACACTCCACCTTCTTATCCTTCAACAGATCCTCCTCTAGAG GGTGATTTGGTTGAAGAGGTTTACATTGTCCCTCCTCCAAGATTCGTCAGTTGGGGGGAAATGGTTGCTAGCAAGCTTGCAGACTACACAAATCCCTTTATTTATCAAGCTGGCTCAAGCAGGCAATCAAGACAATGGAATTTGAAGCTTGTTGAAGCATTGACCAGTTCACGGTTCAATCAAAGTCGTTTTGACTATTCATTGTTCACTAGAAAAGTGGGAGACAACATAGTGATTATTCTAgtctatgttgatgatttacTCATCACAGACAATGATTATAATGTGATTCATGAAGCAAAAGTATCCTTGCAAGAGAGGTTCAGAATCAAGGACTTAG GAGCTAGATCAGTGAACACTCCAATGGATGTAATCAGAAGCTTAACACAGTTGAATATGATGAATGTGGGACAAGATAAAGATGTTAAATTGGATGATCTAG ATTGGGCAGGTTGCCCAAACTTAAGAAGATATATCACTTGCTATGTGATAAAGCTAAGCAAGTCCTTAATTTCTTGGAATCCGAAGAAACAAAACACTGTTTCTAGGAGCTCGGCAAAGGCGGAATATAGGAGTATGGCTGCAGCAGTATCTGAAGTACTTTGGCTGGTAGGAATTAGCAAAGAATTGAGAGTTGCTATTGAAACCCCAGTGAAATTGCTCAGTGATAGCAGGGCAGCAATCCAAATTGTTGCAAATCCCATATTTTatgaaagaacaaaacacattgaaATAAATCTATATTTCATTCGAGGAAAAATTCAAGATGGTACAATCAAGACAGCTCATGTGACCCCCAAGGACCAAGAAGCTGACTTGTTCACCAAGGAGTTAAATAAGTCACAACATAGCTATCTTTTACGCAAGCTAGGAGTGTTGAACCTATTCACACTACCTAGTTTGAAGGGGATTGTTGAGGAATACAAGAGTTAG